The Mytilus trossulus isolate FHL-02 chromosome 3, PNRI_Mtr1.1.1.hap1, whole genome shotgun sequence genome contains a region encoding:
- the LOC134712377 gene encoding galectin-9-like → MSLLGSVMNPPIPYIGSIPGGKLTPGFQIVIQGVAPSHSEGFSFNLAYGSAVGDPRSDTALHFNPRFTQNCVVRNSFKNNNWAGEERQNGMPFTKHTPFEITISADVNCYKIYVNKRHFCDFQHRLPINGVNTFTCEGTVNISSVQFIAPNMPSMPAPPPYMNYPAQPPMPLINPAMPLTTMVPNGLHPGKMIYISATPVGNDRFTINLQEGSYPNCDIGMHFDVRFNCGSDCNQIIRNSLSRGAWGQEERSIPYFPFAGNMPFEMIILCENGCFKVAVNNQHFVEYRHRMTPFTRFNTLTVTGNLTIQQVRFQ, encoded by the exons ATGTCTTTACTTGGAAGTGTTATGAATCCG CCTATTCCTTATATTGGTAGTATTCCTGGAGGGAAGTTGACCCCAGGGTTTCAGATTGTGATTCAAGGTGTTGCTCCTAGCCATTCTGAGGG attttcttttaatttagcATATGGATCAGCTGTTGGTGATCCTCGCTCTGACACTGCTCTGCATTTCAACCCAAGGTTCACTCAAAATTGTGTGGTTAGAAACTCGTTCAAAAATAACAACTGGGCTGGTGAAGAGAGACAAAATGGAATGCCATTCACAAAACACACCCCTTTTGAAATCACTATCAGTGCAGATGTTAATTGTTACAAA atttatgtaaacaagagacatttttgtgattttcaacaCAGACTCCCCATCAATGGAgtcaatacatttacatgtGAAGGGACAGTAAATATCAGCTCTGTACAGTTTATTGCTCCAAATATG CCATCTATGCCTGCTCCTCCACCATACATGAATTACCCTGCACAGCCACCCATGCCATTAATTAATCCA GCAATGCCACTAACAACAATGGTACCAAACGGACTACATCCTGGTAAAATGATCTATATATCTGCCACACCAGTAGGCAATGATAG attTACAATTAACCTACAAGAAGGTTCATACCCAAATTGTGATATTGGAATGCATTTTGATGTGCGCTTTAATTGTGGTTCAGATTGTAATCAGATTATACGTAATAGCTTGTCAAGGGGAGCATGGGGACAGGAAGAAAGATCTATTCCATACTTCCCATTTGCTGGAAATATGCCCTTTGAAATGATCATTTTATGTGAGAATGGATGTTTTAAG GTTGCAGTAAATAACCAACATTTCGTTGAATATCGACACAGAATGACACCATTTACCAGATTTAATACGCTGACGGTCACTGGAAATCTTACTATCCAACAAGTCAGATTCCAGTAA